DNA from Sorangium aterium:
CCGACGAAATACTCGGCGCTCCTCATGCGGCTCATGCCTGCGCTCGCGGCGGCATGGCCGGTCAACAAGGACGTCATCCTCTCGTATGCGGATCGCTGGGTCGACCACGGCGCCTTGACACAGCCGGATCCCTGCGCGCCCGTCGGGGGCCAGTATGGCTCCGACTACGGTCCTGACGGGAGCGGAGAGTGTATCTCCGGCTCGGGGAGGGTGCCCGAGCTCGATGGGAGCAACAAGGACGGGGGCAATCGTGAACGAGCGATGGGTGAGTGCATGTGGAGCGCCTTCCGGGGCTGCTCCGAGACCTGCTCCTGCCCGGGTCAGTCGTGTGAGTCCACGAGCCAATGCGGCGATGGCAAGATCGAGGCTCCCGAGGAATGCGACGGTGACGATCCCGGGAGCTGCCCCGCGGGATGCGTTCCTCCCGACCAGCCGAACGGTTGCAGGTGCGTGGCCGTTGGCGCCGGTAGCGGCACCGGATCATCCGCATCCAGCGGCGGCTCCAGCACATCGAACAGTGCAGGTGGAGAAGGCGATGAAGGCGGCGGGTGCACCTGCGGAGTGGCAGGCCGAACCGCCCCGACGGGCGCTCTGGCGGCATGGATGGCCGCCTGGGCAGCGGCCCTTCATCGGATCCTCCGGCGCCGCCGCATGGTTTCCCTCACGGCCGGGTGAACAGGTTGGCGATCGCTATCAAGATCACGTTCTGACCTGGGCGAGGGCGCCGCCATGGCGCTGATCCACCACCCTTGCGCACCTTATGGTGGATCGGGAGACTCCCGAGCGAGCCGCTTCCGTCGTTCCTGATTCCAGCTTCGCCCTCTCGGTGGTACCGTGGTCGTCATGCCCCGGTCTCGGTGTCCAGGGGCGTTGTCGCATCAGCGCGTCAACGAGCTTGGACACGGCGACGGCACGGAGGGTACCGCTCGTGTGGCAAGCATCGGCTTCCAGTGGACGATCTGACGTCAATCTCCCGATGGTGGACAGCGCGCGTGCCGTTGCGGCGCGCTCTGACCGCTCCGGCGACGCCGGTCCCGCTTCTTCTGCAGCCGGGCGGGGCGACGTAGCCCAGGACCCGCGGCGCAACCAGCTCGTCGCCGGGCGGTACAAGCTCTCGCGGCTGGTCGGACGCGGCGCCATGGGCGAGGTGTGGCTCGCGCACGACAGGGCGCTACGGATCGACGTCGCGCTCAAGCTCCTCACGGTCCAGCGCGAGAGCCAGGCTGGCACCGCGCTGGAGCGCTTCCGGTTCGAGGCCCAGGTCGCGGCGCAGCTGGCGCAGAAGACGGACCACGTCGTCGCCGTGCACGACGTCGGCAACGATCCTGCCGTGGGTCCGTACCTCGTCATGGGCTACGTTCGAGGTCGGTCCCTGAGGCAGCTCATGCAGGGGCGGGGGCCGATATCCCCGGCGGAGTTCGCCCCGCTCCTCGGCCAGATGGGAGAGGCCCTCTCCGTCGCGCACGGCCTCGGCATCGTGCACCGCGACATCAAGCCGACGAACGTGCTGCTCGAGGAGGAGCGCAACGGTGACGTGCGCGCCAAGGTCGCGGATTTCGGCATCGCCAAGTGGATCCGAAAGGAGCTGCCAGCCGACTTTCCCCGCCGAACCGTCGACGGCGTGGTGCTGGGCACGCCGGCGTACCTTAGCCCGGAGCACGCCTGCGACGGGGACACCAACCCGCACTCGGACATGTGGGCGCTCGCGGTCGTCTCGTACGAGGCGCTCACGGGCCGGCTGCCCTTCTCGGGCCACACCATGAGCGACGTGCTCGCCTCGATCCTGGCCACAGCGCAACCGCCAGGGCCGGCGCTGTACCCCGAGGCGCCGCCAGCGCTCTCGGCCTGGTTCGCGCGCGCGTTCGCCTTGAACCCGACGGAGCGGTTCCCCTCGATCGAGGCCATGGTCGCCGCCTACAAGGCCGCCGTCGGCCCGTCGGCTGCGCCGGCGCGCGCCGAGCGGGCCGAGCCCGCGCGCCGGGGCAAGCTGGGCCTCGCGGCCGGCCTCGTCGTGGCGCTCGGCGTCGTGCTGTCGACCGGCGCGCTGTGGGCGCAGGCGCAGGTCCCCGCCGCGCTGCGGGCGTCGAGCGTCGACGTGCGCGCTGCGTCCGTGGTCCGCGCCGCGCGGGCGCGCATCGCGGCCCAGGCGAGCCCACGCCCAGCAGCGAGATCGGGTGACGCCGCGGCCGTGGAGGCCGCTGTGCCCGCGCCCGACGAGGCCGCTGTGCCCGCGGCCGCGCCGCGCCCCCTCGCCGCGCAGGCCGCGCGCCCGGTCGACCCGCGCCTGGCGCCGCGGAGCGCTCGCATCCCCCGCGGTGACCGCGCGACCGGCGCGCGAAGCGTGCCCACCGAACGCGAGCTGCTCAGGACGCGTCACTGAGCGGTTGTTGCCAACGAGCGCGTACGTAAAACGAGCCCGTGCTACGAGCGCGCCTCTCGCTGAGAGATCGAGCTCAGCAGCGCTGACGACCCTGCCCCGCCGTCCCGGTCGGCGATGTCCGACAGGCTGATGACGCCGACAGGACGCTTCTGACCATCGACACAGATGATCCTCGACTTCTTGTGGCTGCTCATCAGGCGCGCGGCCACGTTCAGATCCTCGTCCGGCCCGCAGCAGACGACCTCTCGGGTCATGACGTCCTCCGCCCGTGTCGACGAGGCGCGACGGTGCTCCCCGAGCACCCGGATCGCGAGGTCTCGATCGGTCAGGGTCCCGATGACGGAGCCATCGTCGCCGCAGATCGGAACAAAACCGATGTTCCGCGCCTGCATCAGCTCGGCGATGTTCTCGACGGGCTCGCTCGCCTTGCAGCAGGCCACGTCTGTCTTCATGAGCTCGGAGCAATTCATTGTCTCTCCTCCTGGAATCGCACTCAGCATCGTGTTCGAGACGCCCATCGTCCCGTCTCGAAGACCAGCAAACGGCGGGCCATCACGCCGGCGAGGCACAGGTGTCGAGCTCGCGGCGCGCAGAGGATCGCACGTGGCACACGTCTCGCTGCGATCGAGCGGACACGAGGCGCGATCTTCTGCCCTCCGGCGGCCTCGACGCTCCTCCAGATTTCGCCCGGAGAAGCCTCGGTTCGAGGAGGAGGATTCAGGAGATCGTCACGGCGCGAGGGCTCCCCGGGGCCGCCGCTCTCTTCGCTTCTGCCTTCAGCTTCCTCAGGTGTCCGTGCAGGGTCTCGGAGTCGAGGCCATGCAGCGTCAACCGGAAGCCGGCCTCGAGCGTCGAGCTGGGCACCATCGGATGATGGTTGTGCACCAGGGCGACGGGCAGCGGGTCGTTCAGGATCTTGCCGACGTAGAGCGCGATGATCTCGTCCAGCTGCAGCGAATTGCTCGCCCGCCAGAAATGGTGGTCCGACAGGAACAGCGCATAGAGCGGCGTGTAGATCTCGATGGCGGTCTGCAGGTCGACGATGTTCAGCCAGGTGTTCGGGAGGTCGCCGATGCTCGCGTCGTCATCTGTGATGGCAGAGAAGTCGATCTCTTTCCGGGGCTCGATCTCACGCCCCTCTGCGCGAAGCTTCTCGTTCAGCTCGATGATGAAGTTGTAGAAGGTCAGATCGTGGACCGTGAACGTGTTGTCCAGGAGGTCCTCCAGCCTCCTGGTCCTCAGCGGCGTCGTCGTCTCGATATGGATGCCCGGGACGTTGTCCTCGATGAACTTCAAGATTTCCGTGCCGATGGTGAAGTGGCGCAGGATGAGGTAATTGGCCTCCGGGGCGACGAAGAGCCTCAGGCCCCAGTAAATGGACCGGTGCAACAACCACGGAGATTGCCAGCTCGCCGGGACAAGAATCTTCATGAGCTTGATGCCGGAGATCGACAGGCGGGCGAACGGCCTGATGATCGGCATCACGACCCTGCGCGTGGTGCTGCGCTGGCTCTTCAGAAAGGCGGCTTTGGCCCTCTCGTCGATCGGCAAGGACCGGTCCAGGTACAAGGCCAGCCACGGATCGGGATCCCTGGGGTCGTGCTTCATCTTCCTGAAAAGGTCCTGAAAATCCATGTCAGTAGCTCCCGATCTCCTCGAGCTGGAGGCGGTAGAGTCGCGCGGTGACCCGGGCGGTCTTGAGGATTCTCGGCGCCATCCGCGGGAGGTTCAAGATACCACAGCGGAGCGCCTCTTCCAGCTCGCCCAGGTGATCTTCGTCGGCCTTCGCGTGATAGAGATAGAAGCTGACCGCCTGCGCCTCCAGGCGAAGGGCGGACTGCACATGCTCGGCCCACTGGGCCGCGACCCGCTTGCCTAGGCCTTCGATGATGTACATGGCGCCGAGGAGATCGAAGGGGTTCGGCTGATCGGCGCGATGGAAGATCCAGGCGGACAGGGCCTCGCTGCCGATGTTCAGCTCGTGCCGCGCGAGCCCGGCCGGGTCGCCGCCGCTCTTCAGGTAGTCTTCCTCCAGCATCAGGTAATCGCGATGCTCCGTGGCCGCGTGGCGGATGAAGCGCGAGCGCAGCTCGGCGAACTCGTGGCCGATGTTGGAGGCGGCGCGCGCGATCCAGAGCGCCCCGTTCATGACCTGCGCCCGGTGGTTCAGCAGGAGCTCGTGGTAATCGGCCAGGCGAATGCGACGCTCGATCACGCGCCGCACGATCGGGATGTGATGCACCTGGGACTCGAAATCCAGCCAGATGGACGACAGCCCGCGCAGGACGGCCTGCGGTGAATCTTCGTCTCGAGGCGATGTACGTTCCGGAAGCATCCCGAACCTCCCTGGTGATGACGGCGGGTCAGACGACCGTGAGCAGCATGAAGGCGATGACGCAGCGGCCGCTCTCCGGGATGAAGCCGAGGACCTGCTGGCCCGGCTGCAGATCCCGCTCCTCGATCAGCTGATGCAGCATGAGGAGAATGGATGCGGCTCCCGTGTTCCCCTGGGAATAGAGGTTCGTGAACCAGCGAGCCTCGGGCACCATCGCCCCGGTCTTCGCGAGCAGCTTGACCATCTCTCCGCGGAGAGAGTGGGACGAGTAGTGCGCGAGGAAGTGGTCGATGGCTCCGGGCCTCAGACGTCGCCGATCCACGAGCTCGAGGTAATGCTTCGCCCACACGGGGAACATGCGGTAAAGCAGATCGAAGTCCTGCTTGAGGACGACGGCGCCCTGCTGCGCCGCGAGCGCAGGGCTGTCGTAGTGACTCCAGGGCTTCCTCTCACCCGCCCGGTTCCTGGAGGTGCCCGCGTACATGCAGGGGTCGAAGCGGTCGGCATAGGAGCAGAGATCGATCCATTCCACCCTCAGAGAGCGGCGCCCCTCGTTCGGCCTGGTCTCCAGGAGCCAGGCGCCGGCCCCGTCGGAGAGGGTCCAGCGGAGAAACTCGGTCTCCATCAAGGCGGAGGAGTCCTCGCCTTCCTGCTCCCGACCGGCATAGAAGCCAGGTCGGAAGAAGCGACTGGAGAACTCGGCGGCGCAGGCCACGCCGCAGTCGTGCTCGCCCGCCTTCAGCTGGAGGTAAACGGACTTGAACGCCATCATGCTGCTGGCGCAGACGCTCTGAAAGCTCGCGATCTCCATCGGCCGCAGGCCGAGCTCGCCGTGGACCGCGCTGGCAAAACCGGGGACGAGGAGGTCGCCCTGGGTGGTGGCCGCCGCCAGGAAGGAGAGCCTCTCCGCGGCGATCTCGCTGCGCGAAAGCGCGTCCCGTATCGCACGAGCCGCCATGTCTGCGCTGCTGTGAAGGTGCACGCCGTCCGGCGTCAACGCGTAATGACGTGTCTTGATGCCGTTCTGCCGCAGGACGAAGCGCCCGAGCCTGGAGCGTCTGTCGTTGAGCTCGCCGATGTACTGCTCCATCTCCTCGTTCGGGACCGGCTTGCCAGGCAAGAACGCGCCAGTGCTGGTGATGTAGACGGAACGATCCATGATCCTTCTCCGTGGCAGACATGGGCTTGGAGCTCGTCACGGCGGCATGCGGCATCAACACTACCTCAATCGCCCTCGCCGGGCCGAGGCGTAACCATGTCCCGTCCTCGCGCTCTCGCTCGCACCCGTCTTGGTCGGAACCTGCGCGATCGTGCTCCGGGCCGTCGAAGAGGCGAACCGCGCCGAGCTCGAGGGCATCCGCGCACAGATTGAGCACGGCGTGTCTGTCGATGAGCTGAAGAGCTCGGCGCCGCCGCCCAGGTTCATCCGCATCCTACGGCCGGTCGGCACCATCCATGCGGGTCGACTTGGCTGCCGTCGTCGTGACCGGACACGAGCTTCGTGCGCGGTGGCGCCCTGCTTGCATCAAGACGGCAGCGTCAGGTGCAGCCATGGCGCAAGAGGCCCCCAAGACACCCGAGAAAAGAAGGCCAAAGCACGTACGCAGCCCCCTGAAAGACGTCGCTCCGAGCCGTCCCAGGGGAGCTCCTGCGCAGGACGATCGAGGGCAGGCGCCGAGGGCCGAGAAGGACCGCTCGCCCGCGCCGCCCGGCGAGCGGTCGACCCAGGCGCCCCACGGAGCGCCGCGGCGTGAGCACGAACCGCGCGGCGGGCGCGAGGGGCAACACCGGGGCAGCGCCGAGCAGGCTCACGGTCATCGTGAGCTTGCTCAGCAGCTTCGCGTCGATAGCCTCCGCTGCTCGACGATGGCCGGTTCCGGGCACCCGACCTCCAGCCTGTCGGCGGCCGATCTCATCGCGGTGCTCCTCCGCGACTACCTCCGCTGGGATCTGAGCCATCCGGAGAACGCGAACAACGATCACGTGATCTTCTCGAAGGGCCACGCCTCCCCGCTGCTCTACGCGATGCTCAAGGCGGCGGGCGTCATCTCCGACGCGGAGCTCCTGTCGTATCGGCGCCTCGGGAGCCCGCTGCAGGGGCACCCGGTGCCGACGCTCCCCTGGATCGACGTGGCGACCGGCTCCCTGGGTCAGGGGCTCCCCATCGGCGTCGGCATCGCGCTCTCCGGGAAGTACCTCGAGAAGGTTCCCTACCATGTCTGGGTGTTGCTCGGCGACAGCGAGATGTCCGAGGGCTCCATCTGGGAGGCGTTCGACCACGCGCGCCACGCGAAGCTCGGCAACCTCACTGCCATCCTCGACATGAACCGCCTGGGGCAACGCGGCCAGACGCCCCTCGGCTGGGACTCCGCGGCCTATGCGGCGCGCGCCCGCGCGTTCGGATGGCGCGCCCTGGAGATCGACGGCCACGATCCGGCCGCCATCTCCGGCGCCTATGCCGAAGCCCTCGGCGCCTCGGACGCGCCCGCGCTGATCGTCGCGCGCACGGTGAAGGGAAAGGGCGTGTCCCTCGTCGAGGACAAGGACGGCTGGCACGGAAAGGCGCTCGACCGGGCGCAGTGCGCGCAAGCGATCGAAGAGCTGGGAGGCATGCGCGACATCGTCATCGAGCCAGAGGCGCCTGCGCCGGGTGAGCCTGCGCCGCGGCCTACCGCCGAGCCGCTGAGGCTCCCGAGCTACGAGCGCTCCACGGCCGTCGCGACGCGGAAAGCGTACGGCGACACGCTCGAGGCGCTCGGCGCTGCGCGCGCGGATATCGTCGCCGTGGACGCCGAGGTCAACAACTCGACCTTTGCCCAGGAGTTCGCGAAGGCCCATCCAGACCGCTATTTCGAGATGTTCATCAGCGAACAGCAGATGGTGGCCGCCGCCGTCGGGCTGAGCGTCCGGCGCTGGTCGCCCTTTGCGTCGACGTTCGCGGCCTTTCTCACGCGCGCCCACGATTTCCTCCGGATGGCCGCGGTGTCGAGGGCCAATATCCGCGTCTGCGGCTCGCACGCGGGCGTATCCATCGGCGAGGACGGTCCGTCGCAGATGGGGCTCGAGGATCTGGCCATGATGCGCGCCATCCACGGGAGCACCGTGCTCTATCCGTGCTGCGCCAATCAGACCGCGCGGTTGGTCGCTGCCATGGCCGACCAGAAGGGCATCGTCTACCTCCGGACGACGCGCGAGAAGACGCCTGTCCTGTACGACGCGACCGAGGCGTTCCCCATCGGCGGGAGCAAGGTGCTGCGCGAGACACCCCACGATCGCGTGACGATCATCGCCGCCGGCATCACCGTCCACGAAGCGTTGAAGGCGCACGCAGAGCTCGAGGCGAGCGGGCTCTCCGCTCGAGTCCTCGACGCGTATGGCATCAAGCCGATCGACGCCGCCGGCATCCGCGCGGCGGTGCAGGCCACGGCTGGAAACGCCGTCATCGTGGAGGATCACTGGGCCGAGGGCGGCCTGGGCGACGCGGTGCTCGAAGCCCTGGCTGGCGAGGAGCCCGTCGCCGCGCGCGTCGTCCACCTCGCCGTGAGGGAGATGCCTGGCTCGGGCACCCCGGCCGAGCTCCTGCATGCGGCGGGGCTGGATGCTTCCGCCATCGTTGGCGCAGCGAAGCGGCTTCTCTCCGACCAAGCACGCGCCGCGGGCGTGGGCCACGGGGGCGAGAGCGGGGGCCACATGTCCTGATGCGCGCGCGAGCAGGGCGTGCAGGCCGCGAAGGATCGGGCGCAAGCGCGCTGCGGATCGGTCGTCGGCCGATCGTGATACAACGCCAGCGACAGGACCGACATGAGCGCTCTCTATGATCGCATCGGTGCAGGCTACTCCGCGACGCGGAGGACGGAGCCCCGTATCGAGGCGCTGATCAGAGGCGCCCTTGGTGATGCGCGCTCGGTGGTCAACGTGGGCGCGGGCGCCGGCGCGTATGAGCCGACCGACCGAGAGGTGCTCGCGGTTGAGCCCTCGGCGGCCATGATCGCGCAAAGGCCGCTCGGTGCGGCGCCGGCCCTCCAGGCCACGGCCGAGCGCCTGCCCCTCCCCGACCAGAGCTTCGACGCCGCCTTGGCCGTCAACACGCTACATCACTGGACCGACCTGCGGGCAGGCCTGCGCGAGCTTCGCAGGGTCGCGCGCAAGCGAATCGTCATCTTCATGCGCGACCCGTCGAGTGGTGAACCTTGCTGGCTGACCGAGGACTACCTTCCCTCGCTCGACCCATCACGAAGGAACTCCGCCATTGTCGGCGTGATCAGAGAAGAGCTCCCGTCCGTGAAATCGCTGCCGTTCCAGCTGCCTCGCGATTGCGCCGACGGTCTGTTCGCTGCGTACTGGGGGCGGCCGGAGATGTACCTGGATGCCGAGGTCCGGCGGAACATCTCCAACTTTGCGCTCGCGGAGGAGGGCGATGTGGCGAAAGGGCTCGCGTGGTTGAGGGCGGACCTTGCGTCAGGGGAGTGGGATCGCAAGTACGGGGCGCTGCGACGCCTGGAGTCGTTGGACCTGGGCCATCGCGTGCTGCTCGCCGAGCTGGCGTGACGCACCACCTGGGCAGAGCGTGCCAGCTCGTCTCCGGTGACAGAAGGGGGCCCTTCGTCTCGCGGTGAGCCGCCACGGCACCCGCGCGGGTGCCGTGGCGGAGGCGCGCACAAAAGAAAAAAAGAGCGCCCGTCCGACGGTGTGGGGGGGGAAACCGTCCCTCAGGCGCTCCGGTGTCAGGGCTATGCAGGAGCTGGGCCAGGAGTCTCCTGATGGAGGTCCGTGAATTTACGTAGGCCTTGTCCGGGTGAGGCTTTCGTTTCTGGTGTGGTGGATTTCATTGCTGAAGCGCAGGGGGGCCGTTTCCCGCGAGCGGTCGCGCGGTGGCGCCTGCCCGAGCGTCATGCGCGCGCTGCGCCTGGGCAGCCAGGCGAGCGCTGCGCCTAGGCGGGGCGGTGGGGCGTGCCGGCGATGGCTCCGACGCGGCGCGTCTTCGCCACGCGCCTCGCCTGCTGCCGGATGTGCTCCACGGCCTTCTCGAAGAAGGCGTCGGGGGAGGACTTGCTGACGGTGATCTGCTCTCCGCCGATGAGGACGACGAGGAGGCCCCTGTCGGTCCTGCCCACCGCGAAGAAGTCGACGGTGAACGGCAGCTCTTCCTCGACGGTGAGGGACAGCTGGCACTTCAAGACCTCGCCGACGCCGGGCTGATTCTCGACGACGAACCGCTGCAAGAGCCCGTTCGCGTGGGCGTCCCCGGCGATCCGGTTGAGCGCCCACTTGTCCCTCGGCCAGGCCATGTGGTCGCGGAGCTCATATATCCACTGCAAGAGCTCCTCGGCGACCTGGCCGATCGCCGCCTTGGAGGCCTCATAGGACAGCTTGATGTGCTCGTATTTCGTCATCGGGGCTCCATCGCTCTCCGGCGCGCGCCCTCGAGGCTACCAGATCGCCGCGCCCCGCCGCACGCGGATCGGGCGCCTCGGCCTCGCCGGCGCCGCGGGATTCTTCGGCGCAGCGCGCGGCGTCGCGGGCGACCGCGCGGCGCTCGCGCTGCCTGCTCTCGGCGCGCGCCGCGGCCGGCAGGACCGGCCGGGCTCGCTCAGGCGTATTGCTGCAGCAGCGCGCCGCGCATGGGGTTGTCGCAGGCCTTCACCGCCGCGCGGAGCGCGTCCCTGTCGACCGGCACCCTGTGCAGGCTGACGTTGACCGCGCCGCCCTGCGCCTCCACGGTCGCGTACTCGGCGTGGTGCAGCAGCGTCGGCGGCCCGCCGTTCGCGTACTCCTTGAAGGGGAGCCCGACGCTCCCCGGGTTCACGAGGAGCGTGCCGCGGTGCTGCCGGAGCATCTGGAGGTGCGTGTGCCCCCCGGCCATCACCGTCGCGGCGTGGCCCGCGAGGCGGCGATCGAGCTCCTCCGGCGGGGTGTTCGCGAGGAGATCCTCCATGTGAGACCGGGGCGAGCCGTGGAACACGAGGAGCGTCGAATGGGCGTCGAGCGGGATCTCGAGGCGTGCCTGGAACGTGCGCAGGAAGGCGAGCTCGTCGTTCGACAGCCGATCACGGCACCAGTCCACCGCGTCGACGACGATGGAGGCCTCGGTGTAGGTGCGGATCAGCTCCGGATCCAGCATGAACTCGTCGTGGTTCCCGAGGATGCACGGGCACCCGAGCTCCTGCAGCATGTCCAGGATGGCCGAAGGCCGCGGTCCCAGCGTCGCGACGTCGCCGAGGCAGATCACCTGATCGACGCCCGTCGCCTGGATGCTGGCCAGCACGGCCTTGAGCGCCACTTCATTGCCGTGGATGTCGGATATCAGCGCGATCCGCATGGCAGGACCCCCCCTTCGGCGGCCATCGAGACGTTGGAGCGGCTCTCGGCGCCTCGCGGCGTCCGATCGGCGGACTCGTGACGATAGACCATGTCCGCCGGCGCCTCCAGCCCCTCGCGCGCGGCCGAGCGAGGCGCGAAGCGGCGCGGTCATGCGAC
Protein-coding regions in this window:
- a CDS encoding serine/threonine-protein kinase; the protein is MVDSARAVAARSDRSGDAGPASSAAGRGDVAQDPRRNQLVAGRYKLSRLVGRGAMGEVWLAHDRALRIDVALKLLTVQRESQAGTALERFRFEAQVAAQLAQKTDHVVAVHDVGNDPAVGPYLVMGYVRGRSLRQLMQGRGPISPAEFAPLLGQMGEALSVAHGLGIVHRDIKPTNVLLEEERNGDVRAKVADFGIAKWIRKELPADFPRRTVDGVVLGTPAYLSPEHACDGDTNPHSDMWALAVVSYEALTGRLPFSGHTMSDVLASILATAQPPGPALYPEAPPALSAWFARAFALNPTERFPSIEAMVAAYKAAVGPSAAPARAERAEPARRGKLGLAAGLVVALGVVLSTGALWAQAQVPAALRASSVDVRAASVVRAARARIAAQASPRPAARSGDAAAVEAAVPAPDEAAVPAAAPRPLAAQAARPVDPRLAPRSARIPRGDRATGARSVPTERELLRTRH
- a CDS encoding CBS domain-containing protein, with the protein product MNCSELMKTDVACCKASEPVENIAELMQARNIGFVPICGDDGSVIGTLTDRDLAIRVLGEHRRASSTRAEDVMTREVVCCGPDEDLNVAARLMSSHKKSRIICVDGQKRPVGVISLSDIADRDGGAGSSALLSSISQREARS
- a CDS encoding DUF6999 family protein, whose translation is MDFQDLFRKMKHDPRDPDPWLALYLDRSLPIDERAKAAFLKSQRSTTRRVVMPIIRPFARLSISGIKLMKILVPASWQSPWLLHRSIYWGLRLFVAPEANYLILRHFTIGTEILKFIEDNVPGIHIETTTPLRTRRLEDLLDNTFTVHDLTFYNFIIELNEKLRAEGREIEPRKEIDFSAITDDDASIGDLPNTWLNIVDLQTAIEIYTPLYALFLSDHHFWRASNSLQLDEIIALYVGKILNDPLPVALVHNHHPMVPSSTLEAGFRLTLHGLDSETLHGHLRKLKAEAKRAAAPGSPRAVTIS
- a CDS encoding iron-containing redox enzyme family protein, which translates into the protein MLPERTSPRDEDSPQAVLRGLSSIWLDFESQVHHIPIVRRVIERRIRLADYHELLLNHRAQVMNGALWIARAASNIGHEFAELRSRFIRHAATEHRDYLMLEEDYLKSGGDPAGLARHELNIGSEALSAWIFHRADQPNPFDLLGAMYIIEGLGKRVAAQWAEHVQSALRLEAQAVSFYLYHAKADEDHLGELEEALRCGILNLPRMAPRILKTARVTARLYRLQLEEIGSY
- a CDS encoding beta-ketoacyl-ACP synthase III — translated: MDRSVYITSTGAFLPGKPVPNEEMEQYIGELNDRRSRLGRFVLRQNGIKTRHYALTPDGVHLHSSADMAARAIRDALSRSEIAAERLSFLAAATTQGDLLVPGFASAVHGELGLRPMEIASFQSVCASSMMAFKSVYLQLKAGEHDCGVACAAEFSSRFFRPGFYAGREQEGEDSSALMETEFLRWTLSDGAGAWLLETRPNEGRRSLRVEWIDLCSYADRFDPCMYAGTSRNRAGERKPWSHYDSPALAAQQGAVVLKQDFDLLYRMFPVWAKHYLELVDRRRLRPGAIDHFLAHYSSHSLRGEMVKLLAKTGAMVPEARWFTNLYSQGNTGAASILLMLHQLIEERDLQPGQQVLGFIPESGRCVIAFMLLTVV
- a CDS encoding class I SAM-dependent methyltransferase, with the protein product MVNVGAGAGAYEPTDREVLAVEPSAAMIAQRPLGAAPALQATAERLPLPDQSFDAALAVNTLHHWTDLRAGLRELRRVARKRIVIFMRDPSSGEPCWLTEDYLPSLDPSRRNSAIVGVIREELPSVKSLPFQLPRDCADGLFAAYWGRPEMYLDAEVRRNISNFALAEEGDVAKGLAWLRADLASGEWDRKYGALRRLESLDLGHRVLLAELA
- a CDS encoding metallophosphoesterase family protein is translated as MRIALISDIHGNEVALKAVLASIQATGVDQVICLGDVATLGPRPSAILDMLQELGCPCILGNHDEFMLDPELIRTYTEASIVVDAVDWCRDRLSNDELAFLRTFQARLEIPLDAHSTLLVFHGSPRSHMEDLLANTPPEELDRRLAGHAATVMAGGHTHLQMLRQHRGTLLVNPGSVGLPFKEYANGGPPTLLHHAEYATVEAQGGAVNVSLHRVPVDRDALRAAVKACDNPMRGALLQQYA